A genomic window from Bacillus cereus G9842 includes:
- a CDS encoding phage holin — protein MKGNIKNKLKTTFFWSGMASATLVFAQSMAILLGYELPQDTIAKIMGAINSFLALLAFSGLLVNPEEVNSFQAMVTKMKKD, from the coding sequence ATGAAGGGAAACATAAAAAATAAGCTTAAAACTACTTTTTTCTGGAGTGGTATGGCATCAGCTACTTTAGTCTTTGCTCAATCTATGGCCATACTTTTAGGATATGAGTTACCACAAGATACAATTGCTAAAATCATGGGAGCTATAAATAGTTTTTTAGCGCTATTAGCTTTTAGTGGATTACTCGTAAATCCAGAGGAAGTAAATTCATTTCAAGCAATGGTAACAAAAATGAAAAAAGATTAA